The following DNA comes from Calditrichota bacterium.
CAAATCACGAAGGAAATATCTGGTTTGCCACAGGAGACACAATTTACGGTCCCTGCCACACAAACACTTATTTTCAGATGGCAGGACGACCTGTTTTTTACGGAAAAGTGACGAGCGCAAAAGTCTATAATTCACATAGCCCTTATCGTAAATATTACTACGGCCTGACAGATCCCAAATTTTACGGCGGCACAGAATGGGGAATTCCTAAACTTCCTATGCCGACTCAAATTCCTCAGGACTTAATCGATGCCGCGAAGAACGGAGGCATCTACATTTCAAAAAGGCACGTCTGGATGAAGTTCCGATCGAACGGCACAGTGAAAATCGCAGCGAAAAATTCTTCGAAAACGCCCAAATCATGGGAATATACAACTTACAACCTCAATAGCACAAACGGCGTTATTTACATCACGAATAGCGGCTCAAGGCCAACAGTGCGCGTCAAAGGCACAGTCAATGGAAAAGTGACTGTGGGAACCCGCGGCTACATGAGAATCACAGGCGACATCGTTTACGCCGATGATCCGCGCGTAAACCCAAACTCCAACGATTTGTTGGGATTGCTTTCAGAACGAGATATTATTGTTTACAATAACCATCACGATCAAGATCGGACAATTCAAGCAAGCATTATGACTTTGGACCCTGCCACGGCTCCAAACAAGAATTTTTGGGTCGATCGCTACAAATATGATCGTTACGGACGTTTGCATTTATTGGGCGGTTTGATTCAAAATTCACGCGGCGCCGTGGGGCTGGTCGGAAGCTACTACAGCAGAAAAGGCTATCTCAAAGATTACCACTGGGACCAAAGACTAATGAAAATGAGCCCGCCTTATTTTCCTGCATTATTCGCTTTGCGCAAAATTTCCTGGTGGGAATAATGAGTCTTTCATTTTTTTTGTTACAAACAGCGCACATCCTCCAAGGCAGATTTGGGATTGTTTAACGTGGAAAATATTTTCATTTTAGTTGACGACCTGCCGAATTTGTTTCTGCTAAATTTTTACTAAAACTCTTTTCTTCCAATCTGAACAAATTTCACATTTCAAAATGAAATATTGCCTAATCATAATTCTCTTTTTGAACAACCAGTCATTTGCTCAAAAGACATTTAAATTTTTAGCAATTTTTCTACTGCTTTATTTCTTTTATTTACAATATGTTAAACAAATTAGTTTTTTTATTTGCGTCAGCCTAAAAACCTTGAAATAATAATTCTATTTTCTAGCTAATGGTACGCTTTTTGTTAGATAGAATATTGAATTCCAACGAAACATAACTCTCAAATATGAAAGGGGTTGGGAAATGCGTGAGGAAAAAACATTGTCGGGATGTGTGGTCATTTTTGGGATGCTGTTATTAATTTTTAGCGGGACGCATCAAATATGGGCACAAGCGAACCATTCAATGAAGCCGTTGAACGTCATTTTCGTTTCCAGCAAAATCCAGAATGCACAAGCGATTGCCGACGCGGCAGACAAAGAGGCAGTGGCTGTCGTTTATGATTTTGAAAATACAACGCTGAGGCAAATTAATTTGACTCTGGAAGAATTAGTGCAATGGAAAGGGAAAAAAATTGACCATTTAATGTTCTTCTGCCACGGCGCGCCGGGGACGGTCATTTTAAGTGCTAAGGAAATTGTGGACGTGAAATCCGTGAAGAGCGAATCCGATGAATGGAAATTTTTCAGCAAAATGTTCAACAAAAATGCTACCATCGATTTTTATGGCAGTGAAATCGGCTGGGGCGAAGAAGGCAAACAATTGGTCACATTTCTCTCTCAGGTGACAGGCGCCACTGTTCGCGCCAGCGTCAATTCGTCCGGCAACATTCATGACGCCGATTGGAATTTGGAAATCAAAACGGGGAAAAATCAAATTCCCTGCCCAATTAATTTTTCGCAGTTAGCAAAAACGCCCCTGTATTTTTAAATAGATGGCGCTGTTTAGTCAGCGCCTGTCCACTGCCGCTGGTTGTCGCCCCTCTGCCAGCGGCATGGGCTTTTTCTGATGATCAACAAAATTTGGCCAATCACAGCGAATGAGAACACAGCTATGGAAAATGAAAACAATGATCCGAGAACAGTTCTGGTGGTCGACGATGATATTGTTGATCTGAAAATTATGGAGCGTTTTTTCTTAAACAATAATTATCCGCATCTGCTCGCTAAAAATGCTGCTGACGGTTTATTGCTTTACCACAAACATTATCCGAAAATCATTTTCATCGATTTGCTGCTTCCGGACATGAATGGTATTACATTGATGGAAGAAATTATCCGTGAAGATCCCGAAGTCTCCATCGTCATCGCTACGGGCCACGCTTCAGTGGAAACTGCGGTCGAGGCGATCAAAAAAGGCGCCTGCGACTATATCACCAAGCCTATTGATATGTATCAGTTGTCGCTTTTGACAGAACGTCTGGTAAAATCGCAGCAAGTTTTGCTGGAAAAAAATCTTTTGCAGGCGAGATTGGATGAATTGTTTGGGTTTCATAATTTTATCGGCCAAAGCCAGCAGATCAAAAATGTCATTCGTCAAATCTTGCAAGTCGCCCGCACAAGTGCGACAGCGCTCATCACCGGCGAATCCGGAACCGGAAAAGAACTTTGCGCCAATGCCATTCACCAATCCAGTCCAAGAAAAAATAAACCATTCATCAAACTAAATTGTGCCGCTCTGCCTGAGAATATCATTGAAAGCGAACTTTTCGGCCATGAAAAAGGCGCGTTTACCTCAGCGATTCAAAAACGCATTGGGAAATTTGAATTGGCGGACGGCGGCACCATTTTCCTGGACGAGATCGGAGACCTTTCAATTTCTATTCAAGCAAAACTGTTGCGCGTGCTCGAGAACCAGGAATTTGAGCGAATTGGCGGCAATCAGACAATTAAAGTGGACGTGCGCCTCGTCGCCGCCACAAACAGAGATTTAAGACAAGCGGTGGAAAAGGGGCTTTTCCGCGAGGACTTATTTTATCGGTTGAATGTGGTTAATATTCATATTCCACCGCTTCGCGAGCGACGTGAAGATATTCCGGTGCTTCTGACTCATTTTCTCCAACATTTCGCGGAGCAGATGAATAAACCAATTAAGTCAATTTCGGCGAAGGCACAAGCGTTGCTCAACTCATATTCTTGGCCAGGCAATGTGAGAGAGTTAGTCAATACGATTGAGCGGGCAGTTGTTTTTTGCGAGTCAAGCACAGTAACGGAGCGGGACCTGCCAGATCAGATCGCCGGAGCAAGCAACGACCCAGCAAACTCATGGAATATGCCGTTGTTGCCTTTGGCTCAGATGGAAAAAAAGTTGATCGAGCGAGTGTTAATCGAAACCAATTGGAATTTACGTCGCGCTGCGAAAATTTTAAACATCCATCGTGGAACTCTTTACAGCAAAATTGAAAAACATGGGATTAAGAAAAACAAATTATTGATGGCGTTCAATTAAGCTGTCGGAATATTTGTCATAATTTTCAGTTAGAGATGTTGGAAAACGTTTAGCAAAAAAAAGAGAGGGGTGGTCACCATGTCTCCTAAAAAAACCACTCAAAAATTCGACAGCGGAATCACCAAAAAGATGTTAATTATTGATGATTCTGAAGTCAATCGTTATTTGCTGGAAACGGTGCTCAGCCATTTGGGTTATGATACCATTGCCGCTGTTAACGGGGAAGCCGGATTGGCGGAATTTAAAAAAAGCCAGCCATTCATTACTTTTTTGGACATTGTTATGCCGGGAAAATCCGGGCTGGAAATCCTCAAACAGATAAATGAAATATCGCCTTCTTCCATCGTGGTCATGGTTAGTTCTTTCTCAAGCAAAGAAAATCTATTCGAAGCGAAAAAGGCTGGCGCTAATTGGTTCCTTGTCAAACCGATCACGGCTTCAAAAATAGCGGAATTAGTCGCTTATTTTGAGAAAAAAAGTTTGCAGCAAAGCTATTAACAGAAACGGGAGAAAACATGATTTGCAAATCTTGCGGCGCTGACAACAAGGATTGGGCGTCTTATTGCACGCATTGCGGCGTTCCTCTGGGAAATGTTTGTCGCTGCTCTTTTATTAATGAGGCCGGAGACCTGTACTGCGGCGGTTGTGGCAGACCACTGATGGCGAACGGGAATGACAGGTTGAAGCGCGACATAGCTCTTGAGGGTTTGGAACTTGTCGACAATCAATTCAATGAATCACAGATAAAAAAACTCATCAGAGAGAGCCTGTTGATGAAAGTGGATGAAGACGATTCCATCAATCAAAGCGATATCGATTTGATTTTTTCCATGGACAACGATCCGCCAGAGTGAGAAATTTTAGTGACTAAAACGACGCATCGAGGTTGAAAATGGCATTTCAGGAAGATCAAGTTTTTATTCAGGAACTGATAAAAAAGGGGCTGATTACAAAATCTCAAATCATTCAATCGCAAAATTTGCTCCGTACTCAACTCAGTCGGGAAGGGATTACGAAAACATTGTTGTCTCATTTTAAGCTCGACGAAACAAAACTGGCGCAATCCATTGCAGAAATATTCAACGTGCCATTTATGGAGCAGGTAAACGGCCTTTCGCGAATGGAAGTTGACGAACTCCAGACAGTGAATATTCCCGCTGATTTTCGTTTCATTCCTGTGCTGGTTGATATTAATGAAATCACCATTGCCATCAAGGACCCGCCTTATCAGAAATTGGTTGAGTTTGTCAAAAAAGCGACCGACAAGCACATCATTACTCTTGTGCTCAAAAATTCCGATTTTGAATATCTCAATGATGAAAAAGTCGCGGAGAAAAAGTCGGATAAGCCGCTAAAAATTGATTTCTCCAAACTCGATGTCGAGAAGCAGGGGCTTCGATGGGCACGATCAGCAGAGCAGACCGGATCGCTACCTTCGGCGAAGAATGTACTTGATCGCTTACTGGAGACCGCTCGCGAAACCAACGCCAGCGATATCCATCTGGAAATTACATCTCAGAACACGTTGGTCGTCAGATTTCGCTTAAACGGCGTTCTTCAGCGAGTGGTCACGCTGCCTCAGAGTTACGCCTCATCCTTGCCGAAAGTAATCAAGCAGATAGCGAGCATTGATAATTTTGAGAAAAACAATATAGCAGAAGGAATTTTTTCGGAGCCATTGAGCGGCAATAAAATTCAGTGCCGCGTAAATATTATTCCCACCGCGACCAGCGAAAAAATTACTCTCCGCATGGTCAACGACCATCTGGATATTATTCGTCTGGAACGCTTGGGGTTATCGCTGCATGATCTGCAGCGGATTCGTCGTCTTTTGTCTTACCACAATACTGTTATTTTATTCTCCGGCCCAGCCGGATGTGGAAAGACGACGACTTTGTACTCTGTCTTGAACGAGCTCAATCATTTCACGAAAAATATTACAACCATCGAAACGCCGGTGGAAGCTCATCTGGAAGGAGTTAATCAAATTTCTGTAACGACAAATTCAGATCTTGATTTTGCTAAGGTGATGAAAGCTTTGTTTCATCATGACGTGGATTCTCTGGCTCTGGGTGAGGTTCGCAGCAAGCAAGAGGCTGAGTTGCTTTTGGAAGCAGGCCTTTCCGGAATGACTGCTTTTGCCACGATTCAAGCGGCAGACGCAATAAAAACAATCTATCGTTTGAAAAATTTTGGCGTAGAGATCGAACAATTTGCGCTCGCTCTCCGCGGCATCGTTTCTCAACGATTTGTGCGCAAGGTTTGTCCTTATTGTCAGGCAGAATATCGTCCGGATGCGGAAATTCTGCAAAACGCCGGACTAAAAAGTCTGCCGGAAGATTTTAAATTTAAGCGGGGATTGGGCTGCAAGAATTGCCTGGGGACAGGCTATCTGGGGCGCATTCCCGTTTTTGAAGTTCTCATTTTCAATGAAACTCTGAGTTCGTTGGTTTTTCAAAACAAACCATATCGCGAACTTTTTTTAGCGGCGAAACATGAAGGCTTCACTACCCTGCGCTATGACGGACTTCGCAAAGCGCTGGCAGGCATCACCACGCTCAACGAAGTCCTTCGAGTCACTTGAGGTCTGGTTTAAAGTTCAAAAAAATCGCTGAAATGTTGCAAAAAAATGGGCTTACTCGTATCGCTTGAAAATAGAATAGCCCATTTTTGTTTTGACGATAGCGCTGATTTCGCCCACTTTCAAACCGCTCAAAGTACTGTCTAATTCCGGCAAAAAATCGCCTTTGGTAATGATTCCCAGGTCCCCGCCTTTTTTAGCATTAGGACCAATCGATCGTTCTTTTGCTAATTTCCGAAAATCGGCTCCGCCATCCAGCAGCGATTTGATTTCTTTCGCTTCTTGCTCGGTAGCGACTAAAATGTGCAATGCGCGAATCGTGTAGCCTTTGATGCTAAAACGGTCTTGACTCAGCGAGCCTTTCCAAATGTAGCCGACAATCTGCACCGCAACCCAATTGCCCTGTTCGCCGAGCGCGATGACTTTCGTGCCCTGAGACAAGCGGCAAATCACTGATCCGTTGGGTGACAATCGCAAATTCTCGAAATTAGGCTTCACGTAAAGTTCGTCACCCTGTTGAATTTTGAGTTGGGCGAAAATATTGGCGCTGCTCAAAACTAAAAGCGATATTAGCATTCCCCAAAAAACTTTTCTCATTTTCTCACACCTCCGGGTTAATTTTAGCAAAAAATACTCACTCAATTTCAACGCGTGCTATCGTTGAAACGCATAAAATTCAGAACAGTTTCCTGCTTTGGGATGCCTTTCTGTCCCCCTAAAGTCTGACACTTTATCGCAGCCATGGCATTGGCGGAGCGCAAATTTTCTTCCAGCCGCAATCCGCGAAGCAGTCCGGCGACAAAAGCGCCGTGAAAAACATCCCCGGCGCCGGTGGTGTCTACGACCTTTACCTGAAACGCCGGTTGAAAAACAACGCCCTTTTCATCGCCACCGTAACTTCCTTTTTCTCCGCAGGTTACGACAGCGGTCCTGACGCCAAAATCAAGTAGTTTTCTAATTGCTATTTCGTAATTATCGGTTTGAAAAAACTGATGGCAAAAGCTGTGCGAAACGATGGCATAATCCACAGCGCGCAACAGCTTCTCCATTTCCCGGCGCGGACTGCCGGCATCCAGCACAATCGGAATTTGCCTCGCCCTTGCCCAGTCAATAATTTTCCACGTTGCTGCTGTATCTCTGCCGTCGATGAGTACATACGCGGCATCGCGGACGAAATCAAGCTTCAGCTCCCGCGGCTCAACCGGCTGGTAACGATGGCTATCGAGAACAATGGATTTTTTCCCGCTCACCTGATCAATCCAGATGAACGCCTTGTTTGTCGGCATTTTTTTGTCCCGGATCACTGCCGTCGTATCGACGCCTTCCGCGCGAAAATTATTGATTACAAAATCGCCGTCGCCGTCGGTCCCTATTTTTCCAATAAAAGACGTGTCGAAGCCTAACCGAGCCAAAGCGACCAGAGCCGTGGCGCATGGACCCCCGCCTTGTTTTGAGAATTCAACGGTTTCCGTTTTTTCGTCCAATTTCGGGTATTTCGGTACGAGGCACAGGTAGTCCGCAGCGCAAATGCCAAAACCTACGCAGTCAAAATGTTTTTGCATTTTATTGTCATTTTTTTGCGACGATAGAAACCGGTTTTTTCAAGAAAATTGGGTTTTTATGAGTTACAGCGCTTCAATTTTTTCAGTCACAATTTCCAGCACTTCTTTTTGCAATTTTTCCGCGTCGGCGCGAATTTCATCGACGCGGACTCTCATTTTTTTCACAAATTTTTTGTCCTGAATTCCGGGCAGATTGATCTTCACATTCAGTCCCGCACCTTCTACAGCAGTTCTCGCCATGAGCGCGGAAACCCCGGCGTCGCTGGCAGCGTTGTCATTTCCTTTTCCCGCTGCGATTTTTGCCAACCGCAAAACTTTCGCCGAAAATTCCATCACGCTGAGCGGCACTTCGCAGGCGAATTTTGTAGCATTTTCAATCGCCTCGCTGCGCAACGCGGCTTGTTCTTCTGTTTTTTTCTTCATGGAAAAAGCAGCCATGAGTTGGTTGAACGCTTCGGTGTCGCGATCGACGCTGCGGAGCAATTCGTCTTTAAGATGCTGCGCCTCTACTGCGATTTCGTTCATTTCTTCCCAGACAGATTCATAGCCCTTTTTCCCTGAGGTGAGATTTGCCACCATTCCGCTCAATGAAGACGCCAGCGCGCCTGCCAGTGCAGAAACGCTTCCCCCGCCTGGCGCCGGTGATTCGGAAGAAAGTACATTGGCGAAATCGCGCAGATCCATTTTTACCAGCGGACCTTTAGTTGTGCGAACCTGATATTCGATGATTTTTTTCACCGGATCAAATTCGCTCACATCGCGCAACCCCAGGGAAACAACAGCAGCTTCAATCAGATCTTCTTCCGGAACTCCGGGAGACTTCCCTTGTTTGCGCAGATAGTGTTTCCCGGCATCCAGCATTGCCTGCAACGGAATCAGTCCCACCAATTCGCTGCCGGTAACGCGTAAACCGCGTTTTTCAGCTTCTTCGCAAACCACGTCAAAAGCTACGTGCGGCGGCGTAATTTTGTAATTTGTCAGATTTATCGAGACCTGAGCCTGACCGTATTCATCGATGTACCAGCCAACAGCGCGACAGGCCGACAGCCGACCGGGGACTTTAATTGCTTTTCCTTCTGCATCGCGAATGATTTTTCCTTCGGCGTCTCGCTTGGCGCGTCCTGCCTCGCGGATAGTCAGAGCAATGTCGTGCGCCAGTTTTCTGTCTCGTGTGTTCAGATTGACATTGTAGGCAATCAAAAATTCTCGCACGCCAATCACTGTGGCACCGGATTTTTCGTTAAAAACCGCTTCGCCGAAATCCGGTTTCCATTCCGGATCTTTCAATTTTTCCGGCAAGCCTTCGTACTCACCTTTGCGAATATCTGCCAGACTTTTCCGCTCGGGTCGCGTCGCCGCTTCTTCGTACAAGTAAACCGGAATACCCAATTCATTTGCCGTACGCGCGGCGACTTCTTTGGCAATTTGCACGCAATCTTCCACCGTCGCGCCGGAAACCGGCACAAACGGACACACATCAGTTGCGCCCATGCGCGGGTGTTCGCCTTTGTGATGACGCATATCAATCAATTCTGCCGCCTTTTTTATTGCCCGAAAAGCTGCCTCTTTCACACCCGCGGGCGATCCAATGAAAGTAACGACAGTGCGATTGGTGTCGGCGCCAGGATCTACGTCCAGAAGTTTGACGTCTTCAGTGTCCCGAATCTCATCAGCAATCGCTTCGATGACCTGTAGATTTTTCCCTTCGCTAAAATTTGGCACACATTCGACTAATTTTAACATATCTTTTTCCCCATTTTTTTCAAACCAGCTTTTTCCTTTTTATCAGAAAATCATTGAATAATTTTGCAAAGCATGCGGATGAACGCCAATTTGGCTGATTTTTCCCGAATAGTAAAAATTTTTTTTCGGAAAATTGACTTAGCTCACCAAAAACAACTCCATTTGCCGCGGCGAAAGGAATTCACAGCCATTTTCCGTCACTACCACTTCTTCCTCAATCGTGGCGACGCCGTAGCCCTCACAAGTCACGCGCGGCTCCAGCGTGTACACCTGACCCGCTTCGACTTTTAAATAGGGCAGATCGCCGTACCGTTCCCAGATCGGACAAAGCACTCCGGCGCCATCGTGAGCCTCTCTGCCAACCTGATGGCCCAGCGCGTGCGGATATTCGTCAAAACCGCAATTGACGATGTGTTGCCTGGCGACATTGTCAACTTCCCAGCCTTCGACACCTGGGCGGAGAAATTCTGCTGCTTTGGTAATTGAATCCCGCACTGCTTCAAACGCCTTTTTCACGGCAGCCGGCGCTTCTGTTTCTCCTTCACGCAAAAAATACCACGTGCGCTGCAAATCAGAGACGTAGTCAGCTACGCGCACGCCAAAATCCATATTCATGATGTGACCGCGCTCGGTTTTGCGACCCGTGGGACCGTAATGCGCTCCGGCAGTATCGGGGCCGGTAAAAACTGATGGGCAGGATGTCGCATCCCAGGACAG
Coding sequences within:
- a CDS encoding DUF4900 domain-containing protein; amino-acid sequence: MGRYIAFIIMGFFISTSTLRMQANRYTTASVNNFSDKYKKLVVKNVANTGATIALNALTVNINEIKGIKNQPIDGGHFSYFLERQKDDPKLGPTEIRVTSIGHFMNKTDTVIVLLTRPSFSRYAYFTNHEGNIWFATGDTIYGPCHTNTYFQMAGRPVFYGKVTSAKVYNSHSPYRKYYYGLTDPKFYGGTEWGIPKLPMPTQIPQDLIDAAKNGGIYISKRHVWMKFRSNGTVKIAAKNSSKTPKSWEYTTYNLNSTNGVIYITNSGSRPTVRVKGTVNGKVTVGTRGYMRITGDIVYADDPRVNPNSNDLLGLLSERDIIVYNNHHDQDRTIQASIMTLDPATAPNKNFWVDRYKYDRYGRLHLLGGLIQNSRGAVGLVGSYYSRKGYLKDYHWDQRLMKMSPPYFPALFALRKISWWE
- a CDS encoding DUF4347 domain-containing protein, with the protein product MREEKTLSGCVVIFGMLLLIFSGTHQIWAQANHSMKPLNVIFVSSKIQNAQAIADAADKEAVAVVYDFENTTLRQINLTLEELVQWKGKKIDHLMFFCHGAPGTVILSAKEIVDVKSVKSESDEWKFFSKMFNKNATIDFYGSEIGWGEEGKQLVTFLSQVTGATVRASVNSSGNIHDADWNLEIKTGKNQIPCPINFSQLAKTPLYF
- a CDS encoding sigma-54-dependent Fis family transcriptional regulator; translation: MENENNDPRTVLVVDDDIVDLKIMERFFLNNNYPHLLAKNAADGLLLYHKHYPKIIFIDLLLPDMNGITLMEEIIREDPEVSIVIATGHASVETAVEAIKKGACDYITKPIDMYQLSLLTERLVKSQQVLLEKNLLQARLDELFGFHNFIGQSQQIKNVIRQILQVARTSATALITGESGTGKELCANAIHQSSPRKNKPFIKLNCAALPENIIESELFGHEKGAFTSAIQKRIGKFELADGGTIFLDEIGDLSISIQAKLLRVLENQEFERIGGNQTIKVDVRLVAATNRDLRQAVEKGLFREDLFYRLNVVNIHIPPLRERREDIPVLLTHFLQHFAEQMNKPIKSISAKAQALLNSYSWPGNVRELVNTIERAVVFCESSTVTERDLPDQIAGASNDPANSWNMPLLPLAQMEKKLIERVLIETNWNLRRAAKILNIHRGTLYSKIEKHGIKKNKLLMAFN
- a CDS encoding response regulator yields the protein MSPKKTTQKFDSGITKKMLIIDDSEVNRYLLETVLSHLGYDTIAAVNGEAGLAEFKKSQPFITFLDIVMPGKSGLEILKQINEISPSSIVVMVSSFSSKENLFEAKKAGANWFLVKPITASKIAELVAYFEKKSLQQSY
- a CDS encoding zinc ribbon domain-containing protein; translated protein: MICKSCGADNKDWASYCTHCGVPLGNVCRCSFINEAGDLYCGGCGRPLMANGNDRLKRDIALEGLELVDNQFNESQIKKLIRESLLMKVDEDDSINQSDIDLIFSMDNDPPE
- the cpaF gene encoding Flp pilus assembly complex ATPase component, with amino-acid sequence MAFQEDQVFIQELIKKGLITKSQIIQSQNLLRTQLSREGITKTLLSHFKLDETKLAQSIAEIFNVPFMEQVNGLSRMEVDELQTVNIPADFRFIPVLVDINEITIAIKDPPYQKLVEFVKKATDKHIITLVLKNSDFEYLNDEKVAEKKSDKPLKIDFSKLDVEKQGLRWARSAEQTGSLPSAKNVLDRLLETARETNASDIHLEITSQNTLVVRFRLNGVLQRVVTLPQSYASSLPKVIKQIASIDNFEKNNIAEGIFSEPLSGNKIQCRVNIIPTATSEKITLRMVNDHLDIIRLERLGLSLHDLQRIRRLLSYHNTVILFSGPAGCGKTTTLYSVLNELNHFTKNITTIETPVEAHLEGVNQISVTTNSDLDFAKVMKALFHHDVDSLALGEVRSKQEAELLLEAGLSGMTAFATIQAADAIKTIYRLKNFGVEIEQFALALRGIVSQRFVRKVCPYCQAEYRPDAEILQNAGLKSLPEDFKFKRGLGCKNCLGTGYLGRIPVFEVLIFNETLSSLVFQNKPYRELFLAAKHEGFTTLRYDGLRKALAGITTLNEVLRVT
- the ftcD gene encoding glutamate formimidoyltransferase, which translates into the protein MLKLVECVPNFSEGKNLQVIEAIADEIRDTEDVKLLDVDPGADTNRTVVTFIGSPAGVKEAAFRAIKKAAELIDMRHHKGEHPRMGATDVCPFVPVSGATVEDCVQIAKEVAARTANELGIPVYLYEEAATRPERKSLADIRKGEYEGLPEKLKDPEWKPDFGEAVFNEKSGATVIGVREFLIAYNVNLNTRDRKLAHDIALTIREAGRAKRDAEGKIIRDAEGKAIKVPGRLSACRAVGWYIDEYGQAQVSINLTNYKITPPHVAFDVVCEEAEKRGLRVTGSELVGLIPLQAMLDAGKHYLRKQGKSPGVPEEDLIEAAVVSLGLRDVSEFDPVKKIIEYQVRTTKGPLVKMDLRDFANVLSSESPAPGGGSVSALAGALASSLSGMVANLTSGKKGYESVWEEMNEIAVEAQHLKDELLRSVDRDTEAFNQLMAAFSMKKKTEEQAALRSEAIENATKFACEVPLSVMEFSAKVLRLAKIAAGKGNDNAASDAGVSALMARTAVEGAGLNVKINLPGIQDKKFVKKMRVRVDEIRADAEKLQKEVLEIVTEKIEAL